One window from the genome of Spirochaetaceae bacterium encodes:
- a CDS encoding MATE family efflux transporter — protein MLLKKLLPVEKGFIPYLISLALPIVIESALYVAVDVTDIIMIGRYSAEVGIAAISLAGTIFFGGIMLIFGFSSAAGVFLSRAWGAKNYTELRATFGLTVAVVLILSLLAAVAVYIYAVPIITLMAGEEGELQVITYAVQYLRIAALSLPFIAFSIMVSGFFRSVEKSHYPMWIAAACIPINIFLNWVFIFGNLGLPAMGVAGAAIAYLAVRVLDAILNLLLLLSRKNPISGFNSEYFKFLAERNVAMVGRYLKVALPLAASDMVWVLALIAYRAAFARAGTEVVAAFAAISSLMQIFFVAFFGVGTACSIILGKTIGENDIRKVKHLSKVFIRLNFIMGIPLGLIMLATVPFMPAIFSLSGNAAAYMVHAAIITGILFGFRSFEYMMAVGILRAGGDVKWLLIIQALTMWLLGVPVLFLMVFLGMPPFVLYLIVVGEEIVRCFFYMLRYRTGRWIKQV, from the coding sequence ATGCTTTTAAAAAAATTATTACCCGTAGAAAAGGGTTTTATCCCCTACTTAATTAGTTTAGCGTTGCCTATTGTTATAGAATCGGCCTTGTATGTTGCCGTTGATGTAACCGATATTATTATGATAGGCCGCTATAGCGCCGAAGTTGGTATAGCCGCTATTAGTCTTGCCGGCACTATATTTTTTGGCGGTATAATGCTTATCTTTGGATTTAGCAGCGCTGCCGGAGTCTTTTTAAGCCGTGCTTGGGGCGCTAAAAATTATACCGAACTACGCGCTACTTTTGGTTTAACTGTCGCTGTAGTGCTTATACTATCGTTATTGGCGGCTGTGGCGGTTTATATTTATGCCGTGCCCATTATAACTTTAATGGCCGGTGAAGAAGGCGAGCTACAGGTAATAACCTATGCGGTGCAATATTTAAGAATAGCTGCTCTTAGCCTGCCTTTTATCGCTTTTTCTATTATGGTATCGGGGTTCTTTCGTAGTGTCGAGAAAAGCCATTACCCTATGTGGATAGCGGCTGCTTGTATTCCTATTAATATCTTTTTAAATTGGGTTTTTATTTTTGGTAATTTAGGGCTACCGGCTATGGGCGTAGCTGGGGCCGCTATTGCCTATTTAGCGGTACGTGTGCTAGATGCTATACTTAATTTATTACTACTTTTATCGCGCAAAAACCCGATAAGCGGCTTTAACAGCGAGTATTTTAAATTTTTAGCCGAACGAAATGTTGCTATGGTTGGCCGTTATTTAAAGGTGGCTCTTCCTCTTGCCGCCAGCGATATGGTTTGGGTATTGGCCCTTATCGCCTATCGTGCCGCCTTTGCTCGTGCCGGTACAGAGGTAGTGGCTGCCTTTGCCGCTATAAGCAGTTTAATGCAAATATTTTTTGTGGCTTTTTTTGGTGTTGGTACGGCTTGTAGTATTATTTTAGGCAAAACTATTGGCGAAAATGATATACGCAAAGTAAAACACCTATCTAAAGTTTTTATTAGGCTTAACTTTATTATGGGTATCCCGCTTGGATTAATCATGTTGGCTACCGTTCCTTTTATGCCGGCTATCTTTAGTTTAAGCGGCAATGCCGCTGCTTATATGGTGCATGCGGCTATTATAACCGGTATACTTTTTGGGTTTAGGTCGTTTGAGTATATGATGGCGGTGGGCATTTTACGCGCCGGCGGCGATGTTAAATGGCTACTCATTATTCAAGCATTAACTATGTGGCTGCTTGGTGTGCCGGTTTTGTTTTTAATGGTATTTTTAGGTATGCCGCCCTTTGTGCTTTATTTAATAGTGGTAGGCGAAGAAATTGTGCGCTGCTTCTTTTATATGCTGCGTTATCGTACGGGACGCTGGATAAAACAAGTTTAA